A region of Vitis vinifera cultivar Pinot Noir 40024 chromosome 15, ASM3070453v1 DNA encodes the following proteins:
- the LOC100246482 gene encoding hydroquinone glucosyltransferase, whose translation MAEKPPHIAILPTPGMGHLIPLIELAKRLVTHHGFTVTFIIPNDNSSLKAQKAVLQSLPPSIDSIFLPPVSFDDLPAETKIETMISLTVVRSLSHLRSSLELLVSKTRVAALVVDLFGTDAFDVAVEFGVAPYIFFPSTAMALSLFLFLPKLDEMVACEFRDMNEPVAIPGCVPVHGSQLLDPVQDRRNDAYKWVLHHTKRYRLAEGIMVNSFMELEPGPLKALQTPEPGKPPVYPVGPLIKRESEMGSGENECLKWLDDQPLGSVLFVAFGSGGTLPSEQLDELALGLEMSEQRFLWVVRSPSRVADSSFFSVHSQNDPFSFLPQGFVDRTKGRGLLVSSWAPQAQIISHASTGGFLSHCGWNSTLESVACGVPMIAWPLYAEQKMNAITLTDDLKVALRPKVNENGLIDRNEIARIVKGLMEGEEGKDVRSRMKDLKDASAKVLSHDGSSTKALATVAQKWKAHKNY comes from the coding sequence ATGGCTGAAAAACCTCCCCACATAGCCATTCTCCCGACCCCTGGCATGGGTCACCTCATCCCTCTCATTGAACTAGCCAAACGCCTCGTCACCCACCATGGATTCACAGTCACTTTCATCATCCCCAACGATAATTCTTCTCTCAAAGCCCAAAAGGCCGTGCTCCAGAGCCTCCCTCCCAGCATAGACTCCATTTTTCTTCCTCCGGTTAGTTTTGACGACTTGCCGGCGGAGACGAAGATCGAGACTATGATTTCTCTCACTGTGGTTCGGTCACTTTCCCATCTCCGGAGCTCGCTGGAGTTGCTGGTTTCGAAGACCCGAGTGGCGGCGCTCGTCGTCGATCTCTTCGGAACCGACGCGTTCGACGTCGCGGTGGAGTTCGGGGTGGCGCCGTACATTTTCTTCCCGTCGACGGCGATGGCTCTCTCGCTGTTTCTGTTCCTGCCGAAGCTGGATGAGATGGTGGCGTGCGAATTTCGGGACATGAATGAACCGGTGGCGATTCCTGGTTGCGTGCCGGTCCACGGCTCGCAGCTGCTCGACCCGGTTCAGGATAGGAGGAACGACGCTTACAAGTGGGTTCTACACCACACCAAGAGATATCGACTGGCTGAAGGGATAATGGTGAATAGCTTCATGGAGTTGGAGCCTGGACCGCTCAAGGCTCTGCAGACACCCGAACCGGGTAAACCGCCGGTCTACCCGGTCGGACCGCTGATAAAGAGGGAGTCGGAGATGGGATCCGGTGAGAACGAGTGTTTGAAGTGGCTGGACGACCAGCCACTTGGCTCCGTCCTATTCGTCGCTTTCGGGAGCGGTGGGACCCTCCCCAGTGAGCAATTAGATGAGCTGGCCTTGGGCTTAGAGATGAGTGAGCAAAGATTTTTGTGGGTAGTGAGGAGCCCTAGTCGTGTGGCTGATTCCTCATTCTTCAGTGTCCATTCTCAAAATGACCCTTTCTCTTTCTTACCTCAAGGGTTTGTAGATAGAACCAAAGGGCGGGGCCTCTTGGTGTCATCCTGGGCACCACAGGCTCAAATTATTAGCCACGCATCCACCGGAGGGTTCTTGTCTCATTGCGGGTGGAACTCCACTCTCGAGAGCGTTGCCTGCGGTGTCCCCATGATCGCTTGGCCGCTCTACGCCGAGCAAAAAATGAACGCAATAACATTAACCGACGACTTAAAAGTGGCATTGAGGCCAAAAGTTAACGAAAATGGTCTAATCGATCGTAATGAAATTGCTCGAATTGTTAAGGGTCTGATGGAAGGGGAAGAAGGAAAGGATGTACGCAGTCGAATGAAGGACCTTAAGGACGCCTCCGCAAAAGTTTTGAGCCATGATGGGTCTTCTACAAAGGCACTCGCAACCGTGGCTCAAAAATGGAAGGCTCACAAGAATTATtag
- the LOC100241356 gene encoding putative anthocyanidin reductase, with translation MISAAKQRLVMEKMSCKVCVTGGSGYIGSYLVKKLLQKGYTVHATLRNMEDHAKVGLLQSFPNAETRLKLFQADIYNPDEFEEAIKGCEFVFHVATPMHHSEGFQYKNTTEAAISGAKSIAMSCIKSGSVRRLIYTATVMAASPLTDDGSSFKDSMDESCWTPPNLSLPYTNSFVEDYTDSKTLAEKEILSFGNNNNGGLEVVTLACGLVGGDTLLSYTPASVAVLIAQLTDNPYHYQLLRFLEESLGKIPIIHIDDVCEAHIFCMEKPSIHGRFLCTNSYISSAEITDYYQKNHPQFDIKPEYLNGPKRKIKWGSTKLIEEGFEYKYDTSMILDDSIKCGRKMGDLQ, from the exons ATGATTAGTGCTGCAAAACAAAGACTTGTAATGGAGAAAATGAGCTGCAAGGTTTGTGTTACAGGAGGCTCAGGCTACATTGGCTCTTACCTGGTCAAGAAGCTTTTGCAGAAGGGCTACACAGTCCATGCAACGCTCAGAAACATGG AGGATCATGCCAAGGTGGGACTCCTCCAGAGCTTCCCTAACGCGGAGACGAGGCTGAAGCTGTTTCAGGCCGATATTTACAATCCTGATGAGTTCGAGGAGGCCATCAAAGGGTGTGAATTCGTATTCCATGTGGCCACCCCCATGCATCACAGTGAGGGCTTTCAG TATAAGAACACCACTGAAGCTGCAATTTCTGGGGCAAAGAGCATTGCCATGTCTTGCATTAAATCAGGATCAGTGAGGCGACTCATCTACACTGCCACCGTCATGGCTGCATCCCCCTTGACAGATGACGGGTCTAGTTTCAAGGACTCCATGGATGAATCTTGTTGGACCCCTCCGAACCTTTCACTTCCTTATACTAATTCTTTTGTCGAG GACTACACAGATTCTAAGACACTGGCTGAGAAAGAAATCTTGAGCTTTGGCAACAATAATAATGGTGGGTTGGAGGTGGTGACCCTAGCTTGTGGGCTTGTGGGTGGGGACACTCTTCTGTCTTACACGCCTGCCAGCGTAGCTGTACTGATAGCTCAGCTCACAGACAACCCATACCACTACCAATTACTCAGGTTCTTGGAGGAGTCGCTGGGAAAGATTCCAATCATACACATAGATGATGTCTGTGAAGCCCATATCTTCTGTATGGAGAAACCTTCAATCCATGGCAGATTCTTATGCACAAACTCCTATATTTCTTCAGCAGAAATCACCGACTACTATCAAAAGAATCACCCTCAATTTGATATCAAACCAGA ATATTTGAATGGGCCAAAGAGAAAGATTAAGTGGGGATCAACTAAGCTAATTGAGGAAGGGTTTGAGTACAAATATGATACCAGTATGATACTGGATGATAGTATCAAGTGTGGAAGGAAGATGGGTGATCTTCAATAG